Proteins encoded within one genomic window of Chitinophaga parva:
- a CDS encoding NADH-quinone oxidoreductase subunit NuoE family protein, whose product MVQFSEEKLNKVKEIIARYPDGKQKSALLPVLHLAQETFDGWLSSETMDYVATLLHLEPIEVYEVATFYSMYNLAPVGKYVFEVCQTGPCMLRGSDDIIAYIRQTLGINVGETTADGLFTLKTVECLGACGYAPMMQLGKHYREHLTPAKVDEIIAECRAKHA is encoded by the coding sequence ATGGTTCAATTTTCTGAAGAGAAGCTGAATAAAGTAAAAGAGATCATTGCCCGCTACCCGGACGGTAAGCAGAAAAGCGCGCTGCTGCCCGTGTTGCACCTGGCGCAGGAGACGTTTGACGGATGGCTGAGCAGTGAGACCATGGACTACGTTGCCACCCTGCTGCACCTGGAGCCCATCGAAGTATACGAGGTGGCCACCTTTTACAGCATGTACAACCTGGCGCCCGTGGGTAAATACGTGTTTGAAGTATGCCAGACCGGCCCCTGCATGCTGCGCGGGTCAGACGACATCATTGCCTACATCAGGCAGACACTGGGCATTAACGTGGGCGAAACCACGGCGGATGGCCTGTTTACGCTGAAAACCGTGGAGTGCCTGGGCGCCTGTGGCTACGCCCCCATGATGCAGCTGGGCAAGCATTACCGGGAGCACCTCACCCCTGCAAAAGTGGATGAGATCATCGCGGAATGCCGCGCCAAGCACGCCTAA
- the nuoF gene encoding NADH-quinone oxidoreductase subunit NuoF: MGRKLLLDKAHIPGIRYYDTYRGNGGYAAAEKALKGMTPDQVLDEVKKSGLRGRGGAGFPTGMKWSFIAKPEGVPRYLVCNADESEPGTFKDRYLMEFIPHILIEGLIISSYTLGANTCYIYIRGEYAWIPEILEEAIADAKKNGWLGKNIQGSGFDLEIYVQRGAGAYICGEETALIESLEGKRGNPRIKPPFPAVKGLWQSPTVVNNVETLAAVVPILNIGGEEYAKIGIGKSTGTKLISACGNINKPGVYEIEMNISVEEFIYSEEYCGGIPNGKRLKACIPGGSSVPILPANLLFKTAKGDTRMMTYESLSDGGFATGTMMGSGGFIVLDEDQCVVKNTLTFARFYRHESCGQCSPCREGTGWMEKVLKNIETGKGKMSDIDLLWDIQRKIEGNTICPLGDAAAWPVAAAIRHFRDEFEWHITHPEEAQVRNFGLAHYADPLPVAAVPA, encoded by the coding sequence ATGGGACGCAAATTACTGTTAGATAAAGCGCATATACCAGGCATCCGGTACTACGATACCTACCGGGGCAATGGTGGCTATGCCGCGGCGGAAAAAGCGCTGAAAGGCATGACCCCTGACCAGGTACTGGACGAAGTGAAAAAGAGCGGCCTCAGAGGCCGCGGTGGTGCGGGCTTTCCCACCGGTATGAAATGGAGCTTCATTGCCAAACCGGAAGGCGTACCCCGCTACCTGGTGTGCAATGCGGACGAGTCGGAACCGGGTACCTTCAAGGACCGCTACCTGATGGAATTTATCCCACACATTCTCATTGAAGGGCTGATCATCTCCAGCTACACCCTGGGTGCAAATACCTGCTATATCTACATCCGCGGTGAATACGCCTGGATCCCCGAGATCCTGGAAGAAGCCATTGCCGACGCCAAAAAGAATGGCTGGCTGGGCAAGAACATCCAGGGCAGCGGTTTTGACCTGGAAATTTATGTACAACGCGGCGCCGGCGCTTACATCTGTGGCGAGGAAACGGCCCTGATCGAATCACTGGAAGGCAAGCGTGGCAATCCCCGCATCAAGCCGCCCTTCCCGGCGGTGAAAGGCCTCTGGCAAAGCCCCACGGTGGTAAACAACGTGGAAACCCTGGCTGCCGTAGTGCCCATCCTCAACATTGGTGGTGAGGAATACGCCAAGATCGGTATCGGAAAATCCACCGGTACAAAGCTCATCTCCGCCTGCGGCAATATCAATAAGCCGGGGGTATACGAGATAGAGATGAACATTTCCGTAGAAGAATTCATTTACTCCGAAGAATATTGCGGGGGCATTCCCAATGGCAAACGCCTGAAGGCCTGCATCCCCGGCGGTTCCTCCGTACCCATCCTGCCGGCCAACCTGCTGTTTAAAACAGCAAAGGGTGACACCCGCATGATGACCTACGAAAGCCTGAGCGATGGCGGCTTTGCCACCGGTACCATGATGGGCTCCGGCGGTTTTATTGTGCTGGATGAAGATCAGTGCGTGGTGAAGAACACCCTCACCTTTGCACGCTTTTACCGCCATGAAAGCTGCGGCCAGTGCAGCCCCTGCCGTGAAGGTACCGGCTGGATGGAGAAAGTGCTGAAGAATATTGAAACCGGTAAAGGTAAAATGTCCGACATAGACCTGCTCTGGGACATCCAGCGCAAGATCGAAGGTAACACCATCTGCCCGCTGGGCGATGCTGCTGCCTGGCCGGTAGCTGCCGCCATCCGTCATTTCCGTGATGAATTTGAGTGGCACATTACCCACCCGGAAGAAGCCCAGGTACGCAACTTTGGCCTGGCGCATTATGCAGACCCGCTGCCTGTAGCAGCAGTACCTGCCTGA
- a CDS encoding NADH-quinone oxidoreductase subunit D, producing the protein MSNPHISLPQGSLEKQTTTLNLGPTHPATHGVFQNILEMDGERVVSAVPTVGYIHRAFEKIAERRPYFQIAPLTDRLNYCSSPINNMGWHLTTERLLGITLPKRVEYLRIVIMELARITDHIVCNGVVGVDTGAFTGFLYIMEFRELVYEIYEEVCGSRLTTNIGRVGGFERNFTNTAFEKIERFLKEFPKALKEFETLLVRNRIFIERTQGVGAITAERALNYGFTGPNLRAAGVDYDVRVAHPYSSYGDFKFDIPVGTTGDCYDRFLVRGEEMWQSLSIIRQAMEKIQELPADVYHADVPAYYLPDKSDVYTKMEALIYHFKIIMGETEMLPGELYNAVEGANGELGFYVISDGGRSPYRLHFRRPCFIYYQAYPELIKGAMLADAVICMSSLNLIAGELDA; encoded by the coding sequence ATGTCTAATCCGCATATATCATTACCACAAGGATCATTGGAGAAGCAGACCACCACGCTGAACCTGGGGCCTACGCACCCGGCTACGCACGGGGTGTTCCAGAATATCCTGGAAATGGATGGGGAGCGCGTTGTGAGCGCTGTGCCTACCGTGGGATATATTCACCGGGCATTTGAAAAGATCGCTGAGCGCCGCCCTTACTTCCAGATCGCGCCGCTCACAGACCGCCTGAACTATTGCTCTTCCCCGATCAACAATATGGGCTGGCACCTTACCACGGAAAGGCTGCTGGGTATTACCCTGCCCAAGCGCGTGGAGTACCTGCGCATTGTGATCATGGAGCTGGCCCGCATCACCGACCACATTGTATGTAATGGGGTAGTGGGGGTGGACACCGGCGCTTTCACCGGCTTCCTCTACATCATGGAGTTCCGTGAACTGGTGTATGAAATTTATGAAGAAGTATGCGGCTCCCGCCTCACGACCAACATTGGCCGCGTAGGTGGTTTTGAACGCAACTTCACCAATACCGCTTTTGAAAAGATCGAACGTTTCCTCAAGGAATTCCCGAAAGCCCTGAAGGAGTTTGAAACACTGCTGGTGCGCAACCGCATCTTCATTGAAAGAACCCAGGGCGTGGGCGCCATCACCGCGGAACGTGCGCTGAACTATGGCTTTACCGGTCCTAACCTGCGTGCAGCCGGGGTAGACTACGACGTGCGCGTGGCACATCCCTACAGCAGCTACGGCGACTTTAAGTTTGATATTCCCGTAGGTACCACCGGCGATTGCTACGACCGTTTCCTGGTGCGTGGCGAAGAAATGTGGCAAAGCCTCAGCATCATCCGCCAGGCCATGGAAAAGATCCAGGAGCTGCCCGCCGATGTATACCATGCAGACGTTCCCGCTTACTACCTGCCGGATAAGAGCGATGTATATACCAAGATGGAAGCATTGATCTACCACTTTAAGATCATCATGGGGGAAACCGAAATGCTGCCCGGTGAGCTGTATAACGCAGTGGAAGGTGCAAACGGGGAACTCGGTTTCTACGTGATCAGTGATGGTGGCCGCAGCCCTTACCGCCTGCATTTCCGCCGTCCCTGCTTCATTTACTACCAGGCTTACCCTGAGCTGATCAAGGGCGCTATGCTGGCCGATGCGGTGATCTGCATGAGTAGCCTGAACCTGATCGCTGGTGAACTGGACGCGTAG